A genomic region of Cherax quadricarinatus isolate ZL_2023a chromosome 42, ASM3850222v1, whole genome shotgun sequence contains the following coding sequences:
- the LOC128695548 gene encoding mucin-21 has product MGVERMADNNNVISSSNMKARATFNPSSSPSSPSSRPRRTRLTSASSQGVAVISQGGGMIVSTGPKTTVVATSVAATHEGSPVGDGEVVRRIPTAGFKRHSLLSGDTRLLSASSVSKATTPGRKPSRDSDKMMSPTAASNRTLVRKWSSTDVFTTSPSNSTREKALSRSTVAARKMSNSSEKRKSLTSGGSTAGDVGSCRDVTRQVETQGRPRPEPVGRSGTATRQGGHNTPNTNYGKPEPSSLPCSPARQSGATRTPTPASFTRLGPARGGGVRVTTPGGVVNKVPTTPKHSTVSFTSTTSAGSTKVTSNTSSMGTNVTISTKISTSITPVTRRYHSISSSVHTQTGEWEASPGSDR; this is encoded by the coding sequence ATGGGTGTAGAGAGGATGGCTGACAACAACAAcgtcatcagtagcagcaacatgaaAGCCAGAGCCACCTTCAACCCTTCCTCTTCCCCGTCCTCTCCTTCCTCCAGGCCTCGCAGGACTAGGCTCACCTCAGCTTCCTCCCAGGGCGTGGCTGTCATCTCGCAAGGGGGCGGGATGATAGTCAGTACCGGCCCTAAGACTACAGTTGTCGCTACTTCTGTAGCGGCGACGCACGAGGGAAGTCCTGTAGGGGACGGGGAAGTTGTTAGACGCATCCCAACTGCTGGCTTCAAGAGGCATTCACTGCTGAGCGGTGACACAAGACTTCTCAGTGCTTCATCAGTTAGCAAAGCCACCACACCGGGTAGGAAACCCAGCAGAGACTCAGACAAGATGATGTCACCTACGGCGGCGTCAAACAGAACTTTGGTGAGAAAGTGGTCCAGCACAGACGTGTTCACCACTAGTCCTTCGAACAGTACTAGAGAGAAGGCTCTTAGCAGATCCACTGTCGCCGCGAGAAAAATGAGCAATTCCTCGGAGAAGCGCAAGTCACTGACGAGTGGGGGTAGCACTGCAGGTGATGTAGGCAGCTGCAGGGACGTCACCAGGCAGGTTGAGACACAAGGGCGCCCCCGCCCAGAACCTGTCGGTAGATCCGGGACCGCCACGCGGCAGGGTGGACACAACACGCCCAACACAAACTACGGGAAACCCGAGCCTTCCTCTCTTCCCTGCAGCCCCGCCAGGCAGAgtggggccactaggacacctactCCGGCGTCCTTCACCAGACTAGGCCCAGCTCGAGGAGGAGGTGTGCGAGTAACAACTCCTGGTGGTGTAGTTAACAAGGTCCCAACTACTCCCAAACACTCCACTGTTTCctttacctccaccaccagcgCTGGTTCTACTAAGGTCACTTCCAACACCTCTTCCATGGGTACCAACGTCACCATCTCCACCAAAATCTCAACCTCCATTACTCCCGTGACGAGGAGGTAccactccatctcctc